AAGAGTTTTATAAAGATGTAAAAGTACCGGGAAGCGCTAACGAATTTAATCAGGAATTAGAAAAAGCGACTCGTGTTGCCGATTTCTTAGAATTAGGAGAATTGTTCGCGAAAGATGCTTTACACCGTAATGAATCTTGTGGTGGTCACTTCCGTGAGGAATACCAGACAGAAGAAGGAGAAGCACTTCGTGACGATGATAACTTTGCATACGTTGCAGCTTGGGAATACAAAGGAAAACCAAGTGATGCAGTATTACACAAAGAACCTCTGAATTACGAAAATATTAAATTAGTTCAAAGAAGTTATAAATAAGAATTTGGTCGAAAGCCCAAAGTCTTAAAGTCAAAAGGCAAAATGTGCCAAGCGACTTTCGACTTTCGACTTTATGACTTTCAAACGAAAAAGGTATGAAACTTACATTAAAAATATGGCGTCAAAAAAACGCCCAAGATAAAGGAGGGATTGTAGAATATCCTATCGACGGAATCGAACCGGATATGTCTTTCCTTGAAATGTTAGATGTTCTTAACGAAGATCTAATTAACAAAGGAGATGAGCCTGTAGCATTTGATCACGATTGTCGTGAAGGAATCTGCGGAATGTGTTCTTTATTCATTAATGGTGAAGCACACGGACCAGACAGAGGTGTTACAACTTGTCAGTTACACATGCGTATGTTTAAAGATGGTGATACCATTTTTATCGAGCCATTTAGAGCAAAAGCTTTCCCGGTAATTAAAGATTTAGTTGTTGACAGAAGTTCTTTTGACAGAATTCAACACGCAGGAGGATTTATCTCTGTAAATACTTCAGGAAATACAATCGATGCTAATACTATTCCAGTTCCAAAAGACGATGCAGATAAATCATTTGATGCGGCTGCTTGTATTGGATGCGGAGCTTGTGTGGCAACTTGTAAAAACTCTTCAGCAATGTTATTCGTTGCTGCAAAAGTTTCTCAATACGCCTTATTGCCGCAAGGTAAAGTTGAAGCAACTGATCGTGTATTAAACATGGTTCACCAAATGGATTTGGAAGGTTTTGGAAACTGTACCAATACAGGAGCATGCGAAATTGAATGTCCAAAAGGAATTTCATTAGAAAATATTGCACGTATGAACCGTGAGTATTTAGCAGCAAGCTTGAAAGGCTAAAAAAAGAGTACAATTTAGTATATTTAAAAAACGCATCAGCCATTGGTTGATGCGTTTTTTTGTACTACTTTTATCACTAAATAATAACCAAAAAACAAAAATATTTAATGAAAAGAATTTTACTTTTTGCAATGCTTGCGTTAAGCATTCAAAATTTTGCTCAGGTTGCCGTTACCTCTTCTGATCGTGGAGCAAACGATGAATTTAAGAAAGGAGAACTGGAAAAATTTAAAAGCACTACAACTGTTTTTATACTTCCGGAATTAAATACAAAAGAAGAATATGAAAAAATCTTAAAAGATGTCTGGACTGTAACTCCGTTTAAGGTTGTAGGATATCAGGATTTTAAAGTCTTGGATTATGCAGATGGAAAGCACTCTATAGCCAATTTTATTGGAGATATAACGACATCTTCAAAAGGTACAGTTTACATTCATACTAATTTAGCTGTACGTATTTTAAATAAAGAAAAATTTGATAAAGGTCTGGCTAAGCTTAAAACAGATGATAAAAAATACAACAGCAAATTAATTGGGCTTTTTGAACAAAACCTGTCTTTTATTGCAAGAGCACCGTTAAGCGTTAATAATAAATTTTTGGTAGACGCAATGAAAGCAAAATCTGAAGAAAAAAGAGGAGATCTTTACCACAGAATGTACGCAGATGAAAGTTTTACAAATACCAATTTAGGAATGCTGAAAAACTATTTCCAACTGATAAATCAGCTTATCAGCAAAGGAGAACACTGCGGTTTGTATGATGATTTTGTAAAACCGGAAATCACAAATCTTAAAGACAACACGCTTTACATTCCGGAAGCCTATATGATGGAATACAATCCGTGGAAGGGAAGTGAAAAACTGAGAGACGAAAAAGATCTTAAAAAACTCGTTGAAGATTATAAATTCAAATATCAGTTTATTAAAGATGAAGATCTTAAAAAGAAGATTCTAAACAACGATGAAATCTATTATATGCGATATGTAAGTATGAACGGAAACAAATATATAGATGTTGTAAATGCTAAAACCGGAAATCCCGCCTATTATTTTTACGGCGCCGGATTTGCCTATAACTTAAAAGACGACGATTTTAAAAAGATCAGTAAAGCTGCAGAAGGTAAAAAATAAGCATAAAAAACGCATCCATCATAACGGATGCGTTTTTTGTATATATGCATGTATTAGATTAATTTTATATAAAGCTCAGATTTATTACCTGAAAGCCTCGGAAATGTATAATTTACGATTTCCGGCACGAAAGGGTATCTGTTGAATTTTTAACCGAAACAGGCGCTGTTTTGACTTTTAATTTTTACTGCTGATTTTCTTTTTAAAATTCTATGGAAATTAGTTTTAAAATACTAAAGTCCGAATCTGTTAAAACCTGAAATTTGATAATTAAGAGGATTTATTGTCAATGCCGCTTTTGGTTTCGGGTAATTTCTTTTGAAATGTTTATTTTTGTAAATAGAAAAAACAATCCGGATGAGTACTGAAAATGAAGTTTTAAATTACAGTAAGGAAGAGCGTAAAAATCATATCCTGAAAGAGATCAATCTGCACACTCGTGTCAGCTTTGAAACGCTTTCGGGTAAGCTGGGCGTTTCAGAAGATACTGTGCGACGTGATATTAACGAACTTGACGCCGAATCGCTTTTAATAAAAGTAAAAGGCGGCGCCATGACAAAAGGATATCACTATTCTTCGACTAACCAGACATATGCTGTCGAGGCAAAACAGGTTATTGCACAAAAAGCCGTTGGTCTTCTGCATGACGGAATGGTTTTAATTGTCGACGGCGGAACCACAATTCGCGAGTTTATACGATTAATCCCCAACGATCTCAATTTAACCGTTTTTACTATTACAGCTTTGACTGCGGTGCAGCTTTTAGATAAACCAAATATCAAAACAATCATGGTTGGCGGCAGTATTTCGTCTTACAGTCAGATGTGCGTAAGCGGCGAAGTCTTTCATCAGTTAGCCAATATTAAGGCAGATCTGTTGGTTTTGGGAACCAATGCACTGGATGTTCAGGGCGGTTATTCAGATTCTGACTGGGAAACGGTTCAGGTAAAAAAAGCAATGATTCAGGCTTCGAGAAAAACAGCTGTTTTAACTATTTCAGAAAAATTAAACACGATTCTAAAAATGAAAATAGCCGGTTTATCTGAGATTAGTTATGTAATTACAGAAGTTGAACCCTCTCACGAAAAATTGCAGCCCTATAAAAAAGAAGTTTCGGATTTGATTATTATGTAATTAGTAATAATCTTCTTTTTAATTAAAACTATTCAAATGAAAATTGCACTAATTCAGTCCAGTCTTATTTGGGAAGATGCTTTTCAAAACAGAAAAAACTTCGAATCGAAAATAAATAATATCGATCCCGAAGTAAATTTGATTGTACTTCCTGAAATGTTTTCTACTGGTTTTACCATGAATCCGTCCAGCATTGCTGAAACTATGGAAGGTGAAACCGTAAAATGGATGCAGTTTATCGCAAAACAAAAAAATAGTGCCGTTACAGGAAGTGCAGTGATAACCGAAAACGGAAAATATTACAACCGCATGCTGTTCGTTTTTCCTTCGGGAGAAATAAAGTATTATGACAAGCGTCATTTGTTTTCTCTGGCCGGGGAAGATAAATTTTACACTGCCGGAAACCAAAAAGTAATCGTTGATTATTTAGGATGGAACATCTGCCTTCAGGTTTGTTACGATTTGCGTTTTCCGGTATTTGTGCGCAATGTCGAGAATTACGATTTGCTGCTGTATGTTGCCAATTGGCCAAAAGTCCGCACAAACGCCTGGGACGCTTTGCTGAAAGCGCGTGCCATCGAAAACTTAACTTATGTTGCGGGTGTTAACAGGGTAGGACCGGATGCTCATGATTATGAACATACAGGCCATTCTCAGGTTGTTGATTTTTTAGGTAATTATATCCTCGAACCACAAGAAACAGAAGGTGTTTTTGTAGTTGAATTGGATAAAAATGAAATGCTGGAAACCCGTAAAAAGCTTGATTTTTTAAGTGATAAAGATACTTTCGAGATTAAATTTTAAAAAGCTTTCCGTTTCTTTTCGGCATCTTTTTTCTTTTTTTCGTCCATTTTCTTCTCGACTTCAGGATTAAACGGAATACTTAAATCAACAGTTTGATCCACATCCCAATTGGCCCGTACATCAAATTCCTGCTGGTTGTAGAACACTTCTTCGGCATATCGTTTTTCTAAAAAGCTTCCGGTGTCGTATTTCCTGTTTTTATTGTCGTCATAAATAACACGAACTGTAAAAGCTTCAGGTACAACCAGATTAAAATCTATTTTGGTTTCACCTTCAGAATAGGCGCTGGCCAGAACAACATCTCCTTTTTTGTTCGTTAGTTCAACAATAATCGGGAAACGTTTTATATTCTTAAGATTAAGAATAATATTTCCGTAATCAGCATGCTC
This portion of the Flavobacterium gelatinilyticum genome encodes:
- a CDS encoding DeoR/GlpR family DNA-binding transcription regulator — translated: MSTENEVLNYSKEERKNHILKEINLHTRVSFETLSGKLGVSEDTVRRDINELDAESLLIKVKGGAMTKGYHYSSTNQTYAVEAKQVIAQKAVGLLHDGMVLIVDGGTTIREFIRLIPNDLNLTVFTITALTAVQLLDKPNIKTIMVGGSISSYSQMCVSGEVFHQLANIKADLLVLGTNALDVQGGYSDSDWETVQVKKAMIQASRKTAVLTISEKLNTILKMKIAGLSEISYVITEVEPSHEKLQPYKKEVSDLIIM
- a CDS encoding succinate dehydrogenase/fumarate reductase iron-sulfur subunit: MKLTLKIWRQKNAQDKGGIVEYPIDGIEPDMSFLEMLDVLNEDLINKGDEPVAFDHDCREGICGMCSLFINGEAHGPDRGVTTCQLHMRMFKDGDTIFIEPFRAKAFPVIKDLVVDRSSFDRIQHAGGFISVNTSGNTIDANTIPVPKDDADKSFDAAACIGCGACVATCKNSSAMLFVAAKVSQYALLPQGKVEATDRVLNMVHQMDLEGFGNCTNTGACEIECPKGISLENIARMNREYLAASLKG
- a CDS encoding amidohydrolase, with amino-acid sequence MKIALIQSSLIWEDAFQNRKNFESKINNIDPEVNLIVLPEMFSTGFTMNPSSIAETMEGETVKWMQFIAKQKNSAVTGSAVITENGKYYNRMLFVFPSGEIKYYDKRHLFSLAGEDKFYTAGNQKVIVDYLGWNICLQVCYDLRFPVFVRNVENYDLLLYVANWPKVRTNAWDALLKARAIENLTYVAGVNRVGPDAHDYEHTGHSQVVDFLGNYILEPQETEGVFVVELDKNEMLETRKKLDFLSDKDTFEIKF